Proteins from a genomic interval of Lycium ferocissimum isolate CSIRO_LF1 chromosome 2, AGI_CSIRO_Lferr_CH_V1, whole genome shotgun sequence:
- the LOC132046452 gene encoding protein ANTHESIS POMOTING FACTOR 1, producing MAGGQSEREDKVSLETTEEILQSMEVGMTFRDYSGRISSMDFHKTSNYLVTASDDESIRLYDVANATCLKTINSKKYGVDLVSFTSHPTTVIYSSKNGWDESLRLLSLHDNKYLRYFKGHRDRHSAKQVVSLSLCSRKEYFISGSLDRTVLLWDQRAEKCQGLLRVQARPATAYDEQGLVFAIAFGGYIRMFDARYYEKGPFEIFSVGGDVSDANTVKFSNDGRLVLLTTMDGHIHVLDSFRGTLLSTYNVQPVPSSSTLEASFSPEGMFVISGSGDGSVYAWSVRSGKEVASWMSTDTEPPMIKWAPGSLMFVTGSSELSFWIPDLSKLASFVGRN from the exons ATGGCAG GTGGACAATCTGAGAGAGAAGACAAGGTCTCACTAGAAACCACTGAAGAAATCCTACAAAGCATGGAAGTCGGCATGACATTTCGCGACTAC AGTGGTAGAATCAGTTCGATGGATTTCCATAAGACATCAAATTATCTGGTGACTGCCAGTGATGATGAGTCCATACGTCTATATGATGTTGCAAATGCAAC ATGTTTGAAGACTATTAATAGCAAAAAGTACGGGGTCGATCTGGTTAGCTTCACTTCTCATCCTACGACTGTGATATACTCATCCAAGAATGGGTGGGATG AATCTCTGCGACTTCTTTCATTGCATGACAACAAGTACTTGCGGTATTTCAAGGGTCATCGTGACAGGCACAGTGCTAAACA GGTCGTCTCTCTTAGCTTATGCTCTAGAAAAGAGTATTTCATCTCTGGCTCGCTTGATCGAACTGTTCTACTTTGGGATCAAAGAGCTGAGAAATGCCAG GGCCTTCTTCGAGTGCAAGCAAGACCAGCTACTGCTTATGATGAGCAAGGCCTTGTATTTGCTATTGCCTTTGGAGGATATATAAGGATGTTTGACGCACGCTATTATGAGAAG GGACCTTTTGAAATTTTCTCTGTTGGTGGAGATGTATCTGATGCTAACACCGTTAAGTTCAGTAATGATGGGAGACTTGTGCTTTTGACAACTATGGACGGGCATATTCATGTGCTTGATTCGTTCCGTGGCACACTT TTATCAACGTATAATGTACAGCCTGTTCCAAGTAGTTCAACGCTGGAGGCATCTTTCAGTCCAGAAGGAATGTTTGTTATATCAG GATCAGGTGATGGTAGTGTCTATGCTTGGAGTGTCCGGAGTGGCAAAGAA GTAGCCAGTTGGATGAGTACAGATACTGAACCACCTATGATCAAGTGGGCTCCAGGAAGCTTAATGTTTGTGACCGGCTCTTCTGAGCTCTCATTTTGGATCCCAGACTTGTCAAAACTGGCATCTTTTGTGGGAAGAAACTAG